The Pigmentiphaga aceris DNA segment CGAAGCCGTGTTGTGCGGCACCCCTGCCGTGCTGGCAAGCAATGTGGGCTGCACCGAGGTGCTTTCCGCCGACGCGGTCATGCGCTTCGAGCTGGATGATCCGGCATCGCTTGCCGCCTGCATTGGCGACGCCGTCGCCCGGGTGCAGCGCGGTGACGGTCGACTGACAGACCCGCGCAGCCACCTTTCCTATGATCCCGACATGGCTGCCCACGCACGCGCCATCTTGTCTACCGCGGGCGCTTGCCCGACGGTTCAAGCCTGAAGAAGAGTCTGTCCTGCATGCAAGTTCGATTACCCACTCGCCGCTCGGTCGACGCCCTTACCGGGTGGAGCGCAGCCATTGCCGTATGCCTGCTGCCCGCACTGACCTTGACGATTCGCGGCAGCGCCAATCGGATTCTGCTGGTTCTGTTGCTATGTGCGGCCATTGCAGCCGTCGTCAGCCACCGCACGCCTGACGCCCGCTTCGGTGCCTTGGCACGACGCTATTGGGCCTTGTATGCCGCCATGACCTCGCTCCTGGTGGCGGCGGCCGTCAGCACCCTCGCCTGGGGGGAGCGCGATATGTCGGTGCTGGACACACCTACCCGGGTAGCCGTGTTCGGCCTGGTGTTCTTCGCCGTGATGGGTGCACCTCGCAAGTTGCTGAAGCAGTTCCAATGGGGCTGCGTCATCGGTGCGATCGCTGCGGCGCTGATGCTGGCGGTGGCGCTGCAGGCCAATGGTGGCGAACGGCCCTTGCAGGTCGGCTTCACCAACCTGCTGGCCTTCAGCAACATCGCCTTGTTGCTTGGCCTGTTCTCGTTCCTGTCGATCAGCTGGTCCAACTGGCAGAGCAATGCCGGCAAGCTGTGCGTGCTGGTGAAGATCGGCGCAGGCACGGCTGGCCTGCTGGCGTCGTATGCCTCGGGTTCGCGGGGTGGATGGCTGGCCTTGCCGGTGATGGCACTGGTGTTGCTGGTGCAATATCGCGGGTCATGGCGCATCAAGGTGCTTGCCCTGCTGCTGGTCGTGACGGCTGTGCTTTCTGCGTATCACTTCAATCCGAAAGTGCAGATGCGCACCGCTGCCGCCCATACCGAGATCACGGAATATCTCGACGGGAAAAATCTGGATTCCTCGGTGGGCACTCGCCTGCAGTTGTGGAACGCAGCCTGGCTGACCTTCACCCAACATCCGCTGATAGGCGTCAGCCGGCAGAACTACAAGCAGACCATGTCGGAGCTGGCGCAGCGCGGTGTGCTGACACCCACTGCTGCCGCTTTCGGCCATTCTCACAATGAATTGATGTTCAACCTGGCGACGCTGGGCCTGCTGGGCGTGGCCAGCATGCTGTCGATCTGGCTGGTGCCGGCGGTGGTGTTTGCGTCGGCGGCGCGCAGCATGAACCCGGACAAGCGCATTGCCGGCACGATGGGCTTGTTTCTTACCCTTGGGTTCATGGTGTTCGGACTGACCGAGGTGATGTTCACGGTGTCCATGGTGGCGGCGTTCTATACCGTGGTGGCGGCTACGCTGCTGGCCATTATCGTGAAGGCGGATGAGGATGGCCGGGGCAAGTGGGATAACGCGGCGGCGTGAGCGGAAGTGGTGCCGCGCCAGTCGGTTAGAGATGCCGCGCGATTGGTTTTAAAGCCGCACCAGTTGGTTTGACATCTCCACTGGGCATCACACGCAACGAATGTGCGCTTGCCGGATCAAGCGCTTTTCAGCGATGCATGTCCTGCTGACACACCCGTCTGCACACCACTGATACCCCGCTCCGCCATCCGGCGCTTGCT contains these protein-coding regions:
- a CDS encoding O-antigen ligase family protein, whose protein sequence is MQVRLPTRRSVDALTGWSAAIAVCLLPALTLTIRGSANRILLVLLLCAAIAAVVSHRTPDARFGALARRYWALYAAMTSLLVAAAVSTLAWGERDMSVLDTPTRVAVFGLVFFAVMGAPRKLLKQFQWGCVIGAIAAALMLAVALQANGGERPLQVGFTNLLAFSNIALLLGLFSFLSISWSNWQSNAGKLCVLVKIGAGTAGLLASYASGSRGGWLALPVMALVLLVQYRGSWRIKVLALLLVVTAVLSAYHFNPKVQMRTAAAHTEITEYLDGKNLDSSVGTRLQLWNAAWLTFTQHPLIGVSRQNYKQTMSELAQRGVLTPTAAAFGHSHNELMFNLATLGLLGVASMLSIWLVPAVVFASAARSMNPDKRIAGTMGLFLTLGFMVFGLTEVMFTVSMVAAFYTVVAATLLAIIVKADEDGRGKWDNAAA